From one Callithrix jacchus isolate 240 chromosome 2, calJac240_pri, whole genome shotgun sequence genomic stretch:
- the NAT16 gene encoding putative N-acetyltransferase 16, protein MKLEASCSTATSEVPKPEKEAAGDAEPSSETRPQEVAAKPRSGSGPEAEAESLGAESGPEAKAELSGAEPRSGSGPEAEAEPLDFVVATEREFEEVMAISGGIYGGLDYLPSRYHSWLRDPDRTVVLAKRNGGVIALESVNVIDAGETALVEGLRVAPWERGKGVAGLLQRFCSQLVKQQHPGVKVARLTRDDQLGPRELKKYRLITKQAILLVRFNASALLARLGARLAELRTSGTFSPLPTEAMSEAGGDVARLLLSPSVQRDVLPGGTIIQDWQPYRPSESNLRLLAAKGLEWRVDSRARPRVLTLCTRPFPIPHGGDGTWRYLNIDAFGSDGAQVQSQLVWHLQRQAPRLAGLNVMCQLFLEPQLWSQLADFCQAGLGLELVKGYTEQYLLEADI, encoded by the exons atgaagctggaagccagctGTAGTACAGCCACCTCAGAGGTCCCCAAGCCGGAAAAGGAGGCTGCCGGAGATGCAGAGCCAAGCTCCGAAACCCGGCCACAGGAGGTGGCGGCCAAGCCCAGGTCCGGATCGGggcctgaggctgaggctgagtccCTGGGTGCCGAGTCAGGGCCTGAGGCCAAGGCAGAGTTGTCGGGGGCCGAGCCTAGGTCGGGATCGGGGCCTGAGGCTGAGGCCGAGCCATTGGACTTCGTGGTGGCCACGGAACGGGAGTTTGAGGAGGTGATGGCCATCTCGGGGGGCATCTACGGCGGCCTGGACTACCTTCCCAGCCGCTACCACAGCTGGCTCCGGGACCCCGACCGCACAGTGGTGCTGGCCAAGCGCAACGGAGGCGTG ATCGCGCTGGAGTCGGTGAACGTGATCGACGCCGGGGAGACGGCGCTGGTGGAGGGGCTGCGCGTGGCGCCCTGGGAGCGCGGGAAGGGAGTGGCCGGGCTGCTGCAGCGCTTCTGCTCGCAGCTGGTCAAGCAACAGCACCCGGGGGTCAAGGTGGCACGGCTCACCCGGGATGACCAGCTGGGCCCCCGGGAGCTGAAGAAATACCGCCTAATCACCAAGCAG GCCATCCTTTTGGTCCGATTCAACGCGTCCGCGCTGCTGGCCCGGCTGGGCGCGCGGCTGGCGGAGCTGCGGACCTCCGGCACCTTCTCGCCGCTACCCACCGAGGCCATGTCCGAGGCAGGCGGCGACGTGGCACGCCTCCTGTTGTCGCCCTCCGTGCAGCGCGATGTGCTTCCGGGAGGGACCATCATCCAGGATTGGCAGCCCTACCGGCCCAGCGAGAGCAACCTGCGCCTGCTGGCGGCTAAGGGCCTGGAGTGGCGCGTGGACAGCCGCGCGCGCCCGCGCGTGCTCACGCTGTGCACGCGCCCCTTCCCCATACCGCACGGTGGGGACGGCACTTGGCGCTACCTCAACATCGACGCCTTCGGCAGCGACGGCGCGCAGGTGCAGAGCCAGTTGGTGTGGCACCTGCAGCGCCAGGCCCCGCGCCTCGCCGGCCTCAACGTCATGTGCCAGCTCTTCCTGGAGCCCCAGCTGTGGTCACAGCTGGCTGACTTCTGCCAGGccgggctggggctggagctggtgAAGGGTTATACTGAACAGTACCTGCTGGAGGCCGACATCTGA
- the LOC144581535 gene encoding uncharacterized protein LOC144581535, with the protein MAMLPPSLSQFFSHVPLGIKDQLPSARIQVGNPRCGEEVERAWAPPPTQPALEQQRLRSPKVTRGGARTCADAGEAAQGGFRPCECVRGRLCVSAFLDMCARVRGCLGGMDSEQRAWCTPESGVGGGLRASGASGLKIRGAFSIFCEFKVETPSPLIKYPLPACPPTKADAVKGCRDLSGKRPSSLPRSSGFPYLELRFLRCWTPSSPATLLEGDSGTNTKRDDGFTQTELMGFLLGKSSH; encoded by the exons ATGGCCATGCTGCCACCCTCCTTGTCACA GTTCTTCTCCCACGTCCCTCTTGGCATCAAAGACCAGCTTCCATCAGCCAGGATCCAG GTGGGCAACCCACggtgtggggaggaggtggagagagCCTGGGCACCGCCCCCCACCCAGCCTGCTCTGGAGCAGCAGAGACTGCGATCCCCCAAAGTAACACGCGGGGGCGCCAGGACGTGCGCGGACGCGGGCGAGGCAGCACAAGGTGGTTTTCGTCCGTGTGAGTGTGTTCGTGGGCGTCTTTGTGTGTCTGCGTTTCTGGACATGTGTGCACGAGTCAGGGGGTGTCTGGGTGGGATGGATTCGGAACAACGTGCCTGGTGTACCCCAGAATCAG GAGTGGGTGGGGGTCTGAGGGCGAGTGGGGCCTCGGGACTGAAAATCAGG GGGGCCTTTAGCATCTTCTGTGAATTCAAAGTGGAGACCCCTTCCCCTCTCATAAAGTaccccctccctgcctgccccccCACCAAGGCTGACGCAGTTAAAGGCTGCAGAG aCCTCTCAGGGAAAAGACCCAGTTCTCTTCCCCGATCCTCTGGTTTTCCATATCTTGAGCTTAGATTCCTTCGATGCTGGACCCCATCTTCTCCAGCTACCCTCTTGGAGGGAGATTCAGGAACAAACACAAAGAGAGATGATGGATTCACACAAACAG AGCTGATGGGTTTTCTTCTGGGAAAGTCGAGCCACTGA
- the VGF gene encoding neurosecretory protein VGF — protein MKALRLPVSALFYLLLIKGLGAAPSGRPEAQPPPLSSEHKEPVAGDPVPGPKDGSAPEVRAARNSELQDEGELFQGVDPRALAAVLLQALDRPASPPASSGSQQEPAEEAAEALLTETVRSQTHSLPAPESPAPAAPPRPQTPENGPEASDPSEELEALASLLQELRDFSPSSAKRQQETAAAETETRTHTLTRVNLESPGPERVWRASWGEFQARVPERAPLPPPAPSQFQAPVPKSGPLPETHKFGEGVSSPKTHLDEALAPLSKAYQGLAAPFPKARRPESALLGGSEAGERLLQQGLAQVEAGRRQAEATRQAAAQEERLADLASDLLLQYLLQGGARQRGLGGRGLQEAAKERESAREEEEAEQERPDEEERVGEEDEEAAEAEAEAEEAERARQNALLFAEEEDGEAGAEDKRSQEETPGHRQKEAKGAEEGGEEEDDDEEMDPQTIDSLIELSTKLHLPADDVVSIIEEVEEKRKRKKNAPPEPVPPPRVAPAPTHVRSPQPPPPAPAPAREELPDWNEVLPPWDREEDEVYPPGPYHPFPNYIRPRTLQPPSASRRRHYHHALPPSRHYPDREAQARRAQEEAEAEERRLQEQEELENYIEHVLLRRP, from the coding sequence ATGAAAGCCCTCAGATTGCCGGTTTCCGCCCTCTTCTACCTTCTGCTAATCAAGGGGTTAGGGGCAGCACCCTCTGGTCGCCCTGAGGCGCAGCCTCCTCCCCTCAGCTCTGAGCATAAAGAGCCGGTGGCCGGGGACCCAGTGCCCGGGCCAAAGGATGGCAGCGCCCCAGAGGTCCGAGCCGCTCGGAATTCCGAGCTGCAGGACGAGGGAGAGCTTTTCCAGGGCGTGGATCCCCGGGCGCTGGCCGCGGTGCTGCTGCAGGCACTCGACCGCCCCGCCTCGCCCCCAGCATCGAGCGGCTCCCAGCAGGAGCCGGCGGAAGAAGCAGCTGAAGCTCTGCTGACCGAGACCGTGCGCAGCCAGACCCACAGCCTCCCGGCGCCAGAGAGTCCGGCGCCCGCGGCTCCGCCTCGCCCTCAGACTCCGGAGAATGGGCCCGAAGCGAGCGATCCCTCCGAGGAGCTCGAGGCGCTAGCGTCCCTGCTCCAGGAACTGCGAGATTTTAGTCCAAGTAGCGCCAAGCGCCAGCAGGAGACGGCGGCAGCAGAGACGGAAACCCGCACGCACACGCTGACCCGAGTGAATCTGGAGAGCCCGGGGCCAGAACGCGTGTGGCGCGCTTCCTGGGGAGAGTTCCAGGCGCGCGTCCCGGAGCGCGCACCCCTGCCACCCCCGGCCCCCTCGCAATTCCAGGCGCCTGTGCCGAAGAGCGGGCCCCTTCCCGAAACCCACAAGTTCGGGGAAGGAGTGTCCTCCCCCAAAACACACCTAGACGAGGCATTGGCACCCCTGTCCAAGGCGTACCAAGGCCTGGCCGCCCCGTTCCCCAAGGCGCGCCGGCCGGAGAGCGCACTCCTGGGTGGCTCCGAGGCGGGCGAGCGCCTTCTCCAGCAAGGGCTGGCGCAGGTGGAGGCCGGGCGGCGGCAGGCGGAGGCCACGCGGCAGGCCGCGGCGCAGGAAGAGCGGCTGGCCGACCTTGCCTCGGACCTGCTGCTCCAGTATTTGCTGCAGGGCGGGGCCCGGCAGCGCGGCCTGGGGGGTCGGGGGCTGCAGGAGGCGGCgaaggagagagagagcgcaagggaggaggaggaggcggagcaGGAGAGACCCGACgaggaggagagggtgggggaagaggatgaggaggcggcggaggcggaggcagaggcgGAGGAGGCGGAGAGGGCGCGGCAGAACGCGCTCCTGTTCGCGGAGGAGGAGGACGGGGAAGCCGGAGCCGAGGACAAGCGCTCCCAGGAAGAGACGCCGGGCCACCGGCAGAAGGAGGCCAAGGGGGCAGAGGAGggcggggaggaggaggatgacgACGAGGAGATGGACCCTCAGACGATCGACAGCCTTATTGAGCTGTCCACCAAACTCCACCTGCCAGCGGACGACGTGGTCAGCATCAtcgaggaggtggaggagaaacGGAAGCGGAAGAAGAACGCCCCTCCCGAGCCCGTGCCGCCGCCCCGGGTCGCCCCCGCTCCCACCCACGTCCGCTCCCCGcagcccccgccccccgcccccgccccggctCGGGAAGAACTGCCGGACTGGAACGAGGTGCTCCCGCCCTGGGATCGGGAGGAGGACGAGGTGTACCCGCCAGGGCCGTACCACCCTTTCCCCAATTACATCCGGCCGCGGACACTGCAGCCGCCCTCGGCCTCGCGCCGCCGCCACTACCACCACGCCTTGCCGCCTTCGCGCCACTATCCCGACCGGGAGGCCCAGGCTCGGCGCGCTcaggaggaggcggaggcggaggagCGCCGGctgcaggagcaggaggagctgGAGAATTACATCGAGCACGTGCTGCTCCGGCGCCCGTGa